A DNA window from Alphaproteobacteria bacterium contains the following coding sequences:
- the dcd gene encoding dCTP deaminase, which translates to MGIMPDHWIRKMAKEHQMIEPFVENLNRDNVISYGVSSYGYDARVANEFKIFTNVDSATVDPKAFSDKSFVTRETDVCIIPPNSFALARTVEYFRIPRDTLVICLGKSTYARCGIIVNVTPLEPEWEGHVTLEFSNTTPLPAKIYANEGVCQFLFLKGDEICEVSYGDRKGKYQGQRGVTLPRIEQVRAEG; encoded by the coding sequence ATGGGTATCATGCCAGATCACTGGATTCGTAAAATGGCTAAAGAACATCAAATGATTGAGCCATTTGTAGAAAACCTTAACCGCGACAATGTTATTTCGTATGGGGTGTCGTCCTATGGTTATGATGCGCGGGTTGCCAATGAGTTCAAGATTTTTACCAATGTAGATTCTGCCACGGTAGACCCTAAAGCATTTTCGGATAAAAGCTTTGTCACCCGCGAAACTGATGTATGTATTATTCCGCCAAACAGTTTTGCGCTGGCGCGTACTGTGGAATATTTTCGTATTCCCCGTGATACGCTGGTGATTTGTTTGGGCAAAAGCACCTATGCGCGCTGTGGAATTATTGTGAATGTTACTCCGTTAGAGCCCGAATGGGAAGGGCATGTAACACTGGAATTCAGCAACACTACTCCACTGCCGGCAAAAATCTATGCCAATGAAGGGGTGTGCCAGTTCTTGTTTTTAAAAGGAGATGAAATTTGCGAAGTTTCCTATGGAGATCGCAAAGGAAAATATCAGGGTCAGCGCGGCGTGACTCTACCACGTATCGAGCAGGTGCGTGCTGAAGGATAA